From Humidesulfovibrio mexicanus:
CCGGCAGGCCACGTCCTTGGTGCTGCCCACATAGGCCTTGCCCGCGTTGGACACGCTGTCCGGGACGATGTGGATGATGGTGCTCATTGCGCGCTCATTTCAATGTGACGTAGCAGGGGCCGATGGCCAGGGCATCGACCCAGCCGTTCAGGAGGTGCTCGACCGCATCGGCGGGGGACCCCACGATGGGGAGTCCATGCCTGTTGAAGGAAGTGTTGATGAGCACCCCAACCCCGGTGAGCTGACGGAATCCCGAGAGCACGGCATGGAGCCAAGGGTTCGTGGTCTCGTTCACGACCTGCGGGCGCATGGTGCCGTCCACATGCACGACGCCCGGCACGGTCTGCTTGGCGTATTCGCTGGCCTCCACGGCAAAGGTCATGTGGCGGTAGTCCACGGAGCCGGACCAGTACTTGTGGGCCTCGTCCTCCAGCACGATGGGCGCGAAGGGGACGAACCACTCCCGGCCTTTCAGGATGGCGTTGATGCGGTCCTTGACCGTGTTCGTGCGCGGGTCGGCTATGACCGAGCGGTTGCCCAAGGCCCGCGGCCCCATCTCAAGCCGCCCCTGGAAGGTGCCGATGACCTTGCCCTTTCGCAGTTCCTTGGCTGTACGCATGGGCAGCCAAGGGCCGGCCTCCTCTACTGCCAGCCGGTCATGCCGGGCGAGTTCCTCCATGACCTCCGCATCGGTATAGCTGGTGCCAAGGTAGAGGGAGGGCAGCGAGGCACGAACAGGCGTCCCGCAGACATGCAGTGCCTCCAGGGCGGCCCCAAGGGAAAGGCCCGAGTCTGCGGAATCGGGCAGGACAAAGTACGACTGCGGCGAGATTTCGTCGCGAATGCGGCTATTGGCCTTGACATTGAGCATGACCCCACCCGCCACGGCCAGATTCCTTGTGCCGGTGATGTCCATGGACTGCCGCGCCAGCTCCACCATCGTGTCCTCAAGGTGCTCCTGGGCGAAGTAGGCCAATTGCGTCGGCTCCATCCGCTCAAGATATTTTGTGAAGTCCACAGACTGCGCCACTGAGCTCAAAGGATTGGGGACGCGCCGCGAGGGGTTGGCCTCGTTGAAGGAGCGGAAGGACCACCGGGTCCTGCTCCTGGTCATGCCATCGTAGGCGGAGATCATGCCGTCGAAGGGATTGGCGAGGCCAGCCTTGCCCAAGGCGGCGAGCCCCATGGTCTTGTACTCGCCGTCCACGGGGATGAAGCCCAGGGCCTCGGTCACGGCCTGATAGAACGAGCCCAGGCTCTCCTCGGCCGGGGTGGAGCGCACAAGCTCAAGCCGCCCGTCCTCGTGCCCAATGCCGAGCGTGCCGCTCAGGCCATCCCCCTTGCCGTCAAGGGTCATGACGCAAACACGCCTTCCGTGCATTCCGCACAACCTGAATGCCCCGGCGGCGTGCGCCCTGTGATGCGACACGTAGACATAGCGTGTCCCCTCGCCCAAGAGCCCAAGCTGGCCCAAGGTCTGCTGCGCCCAGGACCAGTGCCTGTCCTCGAATCCTTCCCAGGAAGTGCCGACAAAGGACTTCTTGGGCTTGGCCTCGCCCATGCGCTGCGGCCCGGCCTTGGACGCCCCTGGCCTCCAATCCTTGAACAGCTTCAGCGCCGGGCCGGAGACTGAGCCGTCCGCCTCTACGCAGAGATGATTCTTGTGCTGGGGGAAAAGAGGTTTGCGCGTGGATATGGCGACAATATCTATGTCACTCCCGGTGAGCCCGAGAAAGCGCAATGCGCATTGTATGCTCTGGACTGGAAATCCGTAGTGGTGCTTGATCCTGGTGATGCGTTCCTCGGCAATGGAGAAAAGGCACTCCTCGCCATTGCAGACAGATACCGACGCATCGTGCGCCCAATGGATTCCAAGAGCCAATAGGCCATTGCCTTTCACATCACCCACATGCACCTCGCTACCGTCTGTGTTCCCTTCGGATCGTCTTCAACATCGCCGTGAAACAGTCATCAAGCTCCAAATCAGAAGCGTCCAGCAGCGGCCTGTGCGTGGTCACCACATTCACCCCCTTGATCGTCCGTATTGGATCGCTCGTTGCCGGGTACAGGCCCGGCTCAGCAGGTGCGGCATGGCGCAACACCTCCAACACCACCGGGAGGGCCATGCAGGGGGCGAGAATGGGCCTCCTGGCGCGGTGGAAGGCCTTGATCACCGAAGAGACCTCCGGTGTCACGAGCCGATCGGCCTTGGGGCGCATGGCAAGATAGCGCAACACCTCCACGCCTCCAGGCACAAAAAGCCCGGCATAGGCGCGAGGTCGCAGACTCGGCGTCAGGCCCGTCTCCACCGCGTACCCCGAGTCCGCCAGCGAGGAAAGCGCAGCAGACGTCTGGGCAGAACCGCTCGCTCCGGGACCCACGAGGCAAAAAAACGGCTGTGCCCTCCCTGTCGGGGAGCAGCGGCCAGGAAGCGCACCGACCCAGGCCCTGCGCAAAAGCTCCGCAATCTTGCCCACCTGCAACGCCGCAGCCTGAAGAACAAGCACCGGATGCGGCTTGGCATCCCTGCCCTTGAATACCGCTTTGGGCAGACGCCAGAACAGATTCTTCGCACACTCAAGAACGTACCCTGGCGCGGAGCCAAGACGCTCGTTCTTAAGATTCACCAGGGAGACGCCACTGAAAAAGCCCCTCTTGATGAAGTAGGCAAGCCGCATCTTCTCGGACGGTACGTGATGATACACGACAAGGTCCAGACTGTAAAAGACCTTCTGTTCGCTCGAGGACGTCGACGCCCTGTAGGCCAGCAGCACGGCCTTTTCCTCTCCCAGGCGGGTTTTCTTGCCCACCATCCCGAATTTCGGGGAAAAACCGCCCAGGGATTCCAGCAGGGGCTTGCGGATGATGAAATTCGATCCCGAAATGGAACACTTGCGAGAAAAACCGCTTTTCCTTGCACTTTGCCGAATTTCAAACTCGTCGCGGAACCACGATGGCCGCTTCGTGGTATAATAGGGATATACCGGTCCCCCCATGAGGTCTGGCGCACGCTTACCCAGTAAGTGCAACAAGAGACGCACGTAATTCTTCCCAGGCTTGCCGTCGTCGTCGATGTAGCAGAGGTATTCCCCCCTGGCCTCGGCTGCGCCCCGGTTACGGGCGTTGGAGAGCCCCTGCTTGGGCTCATGCACATAGCGAAGCCACGGATGCTGCGCAGCAAAATCCCGAACAAACGCCTCGGTGCCGTCGGCGCTGTTGTTGTCTACAACAATCACCTCAACCCGGTCTTCGAAGCCATCCATCTGCAGGGCGAAATCCCTCAAGCACAGCTTCAAAAGATAGCGTCTGTTGAACGTGCAGACAATGATCGACACTCTGTGCATCAAGAAACCTCTTGTAAAAATATGTTTCTCCGGTTTTTTCAGCACAAAAACCAGCCCCGCCGTTCGACCAAAGAGAAAACCTTACGCTCCGCGTGCTGTCGTTTCAATCGCCCCCATTCCGCCCTGTGGCGCAGGCCCTCGCCCCCGCAATCCCTTCCCTCCTGACCAATTTGTACCGCGCCGCCATGTACAATGCTCACCTGGTTCCAGGCCACCATGACAGGGAGTCGGCTCCAGCCGTGGAAATTCATTCTGTGCACGCAGCCTTTCGCTTCGCTCGTTCACGCTCATGGACTTATTCAAAGCGCAACACAATATGTTCGTTCCAAGCAGAATACACCATATATACTAATCATGATTTGCACGCAGACTTTCATGCTTTTCACGCAAAAGATCATGTTTTGTACGCAATTTTTCGTGCTTTACGCGTAAATTTTCATGCTTTGCACGAAGGCTATTATGCTTTACGCGCAAGTTTTCATACTTTTCACGCACATTATCATGCTGCACATGCAAATTATCATAATCTTCATGCAGTCTTTCATACTTTTCACGTATTCTTTCGTGCTTTCTATGGAGACTGGCGCACCTTTCGTACAATTTCTCAAGCTTGACCTGGCACAGCCGCAACACGGTCAGGTCTTCCAGAAACGCCTCGACCAACGCCAGTGCGCGGCCGCTGCAAAACTCCTCGGCGGACGCCTGCCCCATTGCCTCAAGCTCACGCCTTATCTCTTCGCTGTACTTCGCAACCATACGCTTCAGATACAGCACGGCATGGGCGACCCTGCCTGCGGCATCCTCTTCACCAACAGGAAGCGAACCCACGCCCAAGGCACGAAAAAAGAACATTGCGTGGGAAATGTGGGGCGCTGACAGCGGCTCGGCCTCGTCGGCAAAGAGGGTGCGCAGTTGCCGTGCCACCACTTTTTCATGGCCGCCGCTCATCTTGAAGACGCGCCGAAAGCGTCTGGCACCGCCCACGTGCCGCACAATTCCAGCCTGGGCCACGCGCGAAACCAGGAGCGTGTCTGGCTGAATTTCCTGCGGCAGAAACCCTGCCTCGCGCAGGGCCTGGTACCGGAACAAGCCGTAGACCGCGTCACCCGCGCCAAAGGTCTCCAGGGTCACCTGACGCAGCGCCCGGGCCGGGCTGGAGGCGGAAGTGTCCAGGCAGGGCGGCGGCGTCTCGATCCTGCGTCCATCCCGGCCTATATGAACGGTGCCCGCGTGGGCCAGCACGGTTCCAGGATCGCTCTCCAGCGCCGCCACAAGCTGTTCCAGCCAGTCCTTGGCCACCCAGTCATGGTCGGAGTACCAAGCGAAGTAACGCGGCGGCTCGGGATCGGCGGCCAATTCAGCCACGGTGTTCCAGGCCTGAATTAACCCCGCGCGCTTGGAGTTTCTATGCAATAAGATGCGCGGATCGGCGGCAGCGTAGGCTAAAAGTTGGTTGTAGGTTCCATCGCTTGAGCCGTCGTCAAGGACGACAACCCGAAAGTCTCGGTAGGTCTGCCCCAAGAGGGCGTCCAGGGCCTGGCGCAGATGCGCCGCACCGTTGTATGCGGGAAGCCCGATGCAGACCGTGGCCGCAACAAGTGAAGAACGCATACCCGACTATCCGTCCTTTGTGCCGAAGTAGACCTGGGCTCTCGGCTTCTTGTCGTTGAATGGAACCACTCTATCAACAGCCACTCCGCCCTGGCGCAGCAAGGCACAGAGCCTGTCATGGCCAATGTACACGCCGCTCCAAGTGCTGTTCCTGTGCACGGAGCCTCTGGATGAACCAGGGGGGTAGTGCACCGAGTGGTCTTCATGGTTCTCCGTACGCCCCAGGACACCCCCTGCCGCAAGGGTGTAATCCTCACAGTTGACCTGCAGCACAAGTATTCCGCCGGGGGCCAACAGCCGACACATCTCGGACACGGCCTTGTCGAAGGCGGAGAGCCTGTCGATATGCTGCACCACAGCATAGGAATACACAATCCTTGCACAGCCGTCCTCCAGTACTGCATCGCCTACAGGTGAGAGGCAGGCCAGCCGTGCGACCCCCGGCACCAGTCTGCGGCAATGCTCCAGCATGGTCTGCGAAATGTCTATGCCCCCGCAGGCGATGCCCCGGTCCACTAGCGCCTTGAGAATGCGTCCGGCCCCGCAGCCGTACTCCAGCACCAGGCCCTTTTCAGGCGCATGGGCAAGGGAGGGCAGGACCCACTTCTCCGCAAGCTTGCGCCCCTTTTCAAAAAACAGGGCCAGGTGCTGCTCGGAAAAATTATCCGGCCCGGCATCCGCCATTTCCTCCATGGTCATGACGGCATAGAGCGGATTCTCCCTGGCCTTCTCCTCCCAGGAATTTACAGACCAATGCTTTGGAACCTTCACCTTGTGCCCCGCCCCCTTGCCGCCGTTGGCGGCCTTTGCGTCCTTGCCTTCACCAGCCTGACCAGCCCCCTTGCGTCGTAATACAAGGACGCCTGCGGTGGCCTGATCCATAGGAGACCGACCGGCTCGTGTGGCGAACGCCTCGTTGCCCAAAACCTCGAATTCGCCGCAGGCAAGAAAATGCCGACGGATGTCGGCCACGTTCCGGATGGCGTTGCGCACCCCGGCAAAGCCGGGCTGGCCCAAGACGGACAGGTCGAAATCGAGGCAGGCGAAGGACAGGGCGAAGATTCCACCAGGCTTGAGGCAGTGCGCCACCCCGGCCAGGAGACTGTGCTTCGCCGCCACGTCAAGGCGCTCCAGTCCAAAAATCGAGCAGGCGACATCGAAGCCCCCTGCCGGATGGTCAAGGACGGTTTCGTCCTTATGCGCTGCGCGGAGATTCTGCTCCGAAGAGCCCAAAGACTCGGTCACCATCTCCACACCCAGGGCGCCGAAGTGCTTGCGCAATAGCTCGTCGCACTCTCCGAGGGCCAGCAGGCGCGTCCCGGACCGCAACTGCGGCCCCAGCGCGGCGAGCACACTGCACACGGCCCACAAATCCCTGGGCGGGACAGGTTGCGCCCCTGCCGCGCCAACCGAAGCGGCCCGGACCAGGTTCTTGCCAAGCCGTCTCCACAGGCCGCTCAGTGGCGCGGCCTGTGCTTCCTGGCCGCTCTGCGCCCAATGCGCCACGCGATACTCGGCCAGAGGAGGGAACACCGCAGCAAGGCCATCCCAAGACTCGTCCAACAGGTCCTCTGCGCGCATAAGGCGGTTGAATTCAGGCTTGGTGCTGGGCTGCGGCGCATGAGCGCCCGCAAGGCTCCCGCGCCACGCCGCGACCCAACTGTCGACGTCGGAAGGCTGGAACACGTCCGCCTCGTGCGTCTGGGCGTTGAAGAAAATTTTGGTCTCGAGAGGGAGAGGGCCGTGGCCCTTCGGCGAGCCGCGCCGGACGCGGGCCATATCGCGCATCTCCGCAAGCAGCCCGGCCAAGTTGGCTATGGCGTCGCCGCCGGACATGAGCTCCGTTTCGGCCCAGCGGTGCAGCGGGCTCGCACCGCCCTGACCACCGCCCTCCAAACAGGCGGAAACGAACCGTGCCGGGTCGGCGATTTTCGGAGCGAGATCGTACCAGGCGCAGTGAAGCCCGCAGGGGAAAGCAACGGGCTCAAACATGAACAGGTCCTTCCCGGCCACGGCCGCCTCAATAAGACTGGTGCTGTACGACGACACCACCGTGTCTGCGGCCAACACCCATTCCCGCACCGAGCCCTCCTTGATGAAATGCAGCCGAGGAGCGGCAGTGCCCACCTGCTCGGAAAAGAAGTCGAACATGACCTCTGAATTAACGGCGGGCCGTGTGCGGAACACCACCTCCACGTCCGGCCGCCTGGCCAGTTCGTTGCAGCACTCGAGAAGGAGCTTGAGTGAATGGCGCGAAAAGTCGCGCAGTTGGGCGATCTCGTCCGCATCGCCGCCAAGACGCGAAAAAAGCTTCACCTTACCGCCGATAAATGCCCAACGGTAGTTTTCGGGCACGAAGACCCACCGCTTCGCCGGATCCAGGCCGTACAGGGCAGCCAAAGACTCCCGCGTGCGGTAGTGGCGACGGTAGGGATCGCGGTACAGTTGGTAGGCGGGCTGTCCGTTGACGCGGATGTTCTCGGAAGGAACGCCGAAACCGGTCAAATAGTCCTCATAGAAACGGCCCCAGGCGTGATGGACGACCTTTGTTCTGGCGAACTCGTCCGAAGGTCGCTTGATCTGCCAGTGGGCCTTGTAGTGCAGTTGCTCCCAGGCAAGATTGAAGTGCAAGGCATCGGGCCACCTAGCGACATAGTCCTCGACCGCAAGGGCCCCTGCGGCGAAATAGAAGAAGGGATGCGCCACCACCAGCGGGTCAAACTCCCGAAGGGACTGGTGCGCGTGCAAATAGATGTTGCGAATTTCGACGGATAGTCCGTGCCGATCCTCGGCGAGGACCTTCACCGCGCAGGCCACATCCATCTCGCGCGCGGTATGCTCCACAAGGTACAGCACGTCCACCTTTCGCATCTAGAACACCTGCCCCCTCAATGTTATACGGCTATGTCGGCCGCCGCATGCCCGTTCCTCCCGCTCTACTGTCCTACCCAGCACGACCGAAGGGCCAACGCCGAAGAACGTCAAAAAAAGTAACACGCGACAGTCCCCCAGTCCAGACCGGTGAGCATCGCCTCGGCAGTACCGCCCACACCTAAAGCCAAAACGCCGCATCTAATGCGGAAAACGCGCGGGACCGTAACCGAACACCGGGGTCGTCCTCAGGAAAGGGCTCAAGAGCGCGCTTCAAGGCGGCAGCAAAACCTGCCGGGCTGATCTCGTCCAGTACAATGCAGCAGGGACGCAGCTCCAGCGGCAGTTTGCGCGCCAGTGGGGCCGGAACAATGACCCAGGTCCGGCAGGCCACGGCTTCGAGCACCTTGGTCTTGAAGCCGCCTCCCAGTGGGGAAAGCAACGCCATGGCCCGCGCCCGCGCCAGCAATGGATATGGGCTCTCCAGCACCCCGAAGCGCTCAACCCTGGGGGAAACCGGCCCAGCATAGCCTTCCGCATCGCCGCTGGAAGCGAAACACCAGCCAGGGGCGTCCCCCCCCAGACCCTCGATGCAGCGGCTGAAGGCGCCCAGGGCGTGAAACACGAGGGGATTGCCACGTGCCGCGCCCAGATTTACGCACAGCCGTTCTTTATCTGGGACTTCGGGCAGGACCTCGCGCAACTGTTTCGGCAGAAAAAACGGTGCAGCGATGACCTTGTCTGGCCGTGTCAGGCGGCTCCAGTAACCATACGCTTCCCAGTCGCTTATGGGCAGCACTCGGTGCGCGGCGCGTGCCGAGCGCCAGTCGCGAAGAACGTTCACAACCGCGTGTCGCGCCCAGCCAAGGGCGGCAAGCCCAGGGCCGCAGGCGCGCGCCCAATCCAGCCGGTGCGGCAATTCCGCGTTGTGCGGCCTAAGCAGCACACGCACATGCGGGTAGCTCCTGCGCACATGCTCCAACGCACGGGGACAAAAACTGGACTCGAACAGAATCGCCGATTCTCCAGCCGCAGGCCAGGCCCGTGTCGCCTCCATCGTCTCGAAAGCGCGGGCGGGATCGTCCACCAGCACTTGGCGCACGCCCACACCTCGCTCGGCGAAGTACTCCGACCGGCCCTGAATGTCCTTGACCGAACCGTGAAGGCGCAAGGCTGGATCGGCGACGGCCCTGCCGCAGACATGGACGATCTTCATGGCTTGGTGCGCCCCCCCTGCCACCGAAGGCGACCTCAGTCCCCTGCCCTGCCGAGCGGCTGCAGCACTCCAAGCCCGCCCCCAAAAACGGCGGCCTCCCACTGGGCCTCGGACGGCAGGAGCTCCTCATCCAGGGCCGCGAGGAACCAGACTTGGCTGCGATGGAACCAGCGCAGAGGCGCGGCCTTGAGCCCAACCTGCGCGAACATGGCATCCACCTCGGCGCGGTTGTAGAGCACGCAGGACGGATACACCCAGCCCTCTGGCCGTGTGTCTGCCTTCCCAGAAGCGAGCTTAAAGGTCAGGGCCATGCGGCCGCGAGGCGCCAACGCCCGCGCCAACGTGCCAAGCACCTGTAGGGCAAGCTCCGGTCCGCAGTGCGAGAGCACGGACTGGCACAAGACGTAGTCGAAGCCTCCCCCGATGCCTTCGAGGCCGAAGTCGGCATCAGTGCTGATCCTCGGCTGCTTGAGGTGGAAAATATCACGGCCAAGCTCCCGTGTCTGAACATCGCGCACCAGCCAGGCGTTGGGCTCAACCCCGTGGTAGCAGGCGGGGTCCAGGTAGGGGATGAGCAGCCTCCCGGCGCGCAGCGAACCACAACCGAAATCGAGCAGCCGGTGTCCGGAGCGCAGGCCCAGAGCGCACAACAGACGGAACTGCGA
This genomic window contains:
- a CDS encoding carbamoyltransferase C-terminal domain-containing protein, whose protein sequence is MHVGDVKGNGLLALGIHWAHDASVSVCNGEECLFSIAEERITRIKHHYGFPVQSIQCALRFLGLTGSDIDIVAISTRKPLFPQHKNHLCVEADGSVSGPALKLFKDWRPGASKAGPQRMGEAKPKKSFVGTSWEGFEDRHWSWAQQTLGQLGLLGEGTRYVYVSHHRAHAAGAFRLCGMHGRRVCVMTLDGKGDGLSGTLGIGHEDGRLELVRSTPAEESLGSFYQAVTEALGFIPVDGEYKTMGLAALGKAGLANPFDGMISAYDGMTRSRTRWSFRSFNEANPSRRVPNPLSSVAQSVDFTKYLERMEPTQLAYFAQEHLEDTMVELARQSMDITGTRNLAVAGGVMLNVKANSRIRDEISPQSYFVLPDSADSGLSLGAALEALHVCGTPVRASLPSLYLGTSYTDAEVMEELARHDRLAVEEAGPWLPMRTAKELRKGKVIGTFQGRLEMGPRALGNRSVIADPRTNTVKDRINAILKGREWFVPFAPIVLEDEAHKYWSGSVDYRHMTFAVEASEYAKQTVPGVVHVDGTMRPQVVNETTNPWLHAVLSGFRQLTGVGVLINTSFNRHGLPIVGSPADAVEHLLNGWVDALAIGPCYVTLK
- a CDS encoding glycosyltransferase, encoding MSIIVCTFNRRYLLKLCLRDFALQMDGFEDRVEVIVVDNNSADGTEAFVRDFAAQHPWLRYVHEPKQGLSNARNRGAAEARGEYLCYIDDDGKPGKNYVRLLLHLLGKRAPDLMGGPVYPYYTTKRPSWFRDEFEIRQSARKSGFSRKCSISGSNFIIRKPLLESLGGFSPKFGMVGKKTRLGEEKAVLLAYRASTSSSEQKVFYSLDLVVYHHVPSEKMRLAYFIKRGFFSGVSLVNLKNERLGSAPGYVLECAKNLFWRLPKAVFKGRDAKPHPVLVLQAAALQVGKIAELLRRAWVGALPGRCSPTGRAQPFFCLVGPGASGSAQTSAALSSLADSGYAVETGLTPSLRPRAYAGLFVPGGVEVLRYLAMRPKADRLVTPEVSSVIKAFHRARRPILAPCMALPVVLEVLRHAAPAEPGLYPATSDPIRTIKGVNVVTTHRPLLDASDLELDDCFTAMLKTIRREHRR
- a CDS encoding glycosyltransferase; the encoded protein is MRSSLVAATVCIGLPAYNGAAHLRQALDALLGQTYRDFRVVVLDDGSSDGTYNQLLAYAAADPRILLHRNSKRAGLIQAWNTVAELAADPEPPRYFAWYSDHDWVAKDWLEQLVAALESDPGTVLAHAGTVHIGRDGRRIETPPPCLDTSASSPARALRQVTLETFGAGDAVYGLFRYQALREAGFLPQEIQPDTLLVSRVAQAGIVRHVGGARRFRRVFKMSGGHEKVVARQLRTLFADEAEPLSAPHISHAMFFFRALGVGSLPVGEEDAAGRVAHAVLYLKRMVAKYSEEIRRELEAMGQASAEEFCSGRALALVEAFLEDLTVLRLCQVKLEKLYERCASLHRKHERIREKYERLHEDYDNLHVQHDNVREKYENLRVKHNSLRAKHENLRVKHEKLRTKHDLLREKHESLRANHD
- a CDS encoding methyltransferase domain-containing protein — its product is MRKVDVLYLVEHTAREMDVACAVKVLAEDRHGLSVEIRNIYLHAHQSLREFDPLVVAHPFFYFAAGALAVEDYVARWPDALHFNLAWEQLHYKAHWQIKRPSDEFARTKVVHHAWGRFYEDYLTGFGVPSENIRVNGQPAYQLYRDPYRRHYRTRESLAALYGLDPAKRWVFVPENYRWAFIGGKVKLFSRLGGDADEIAQLRDFSRHSLKLLLECCNELARRPDVEVVFRTRPAVNSEVMFDFFSEQVGTAAPRLHFIKEGSVREWVLAADTVVSSYSTSLIEAAVAGKDLFMFEPVAFPCGLHCAWYDLAPKIADPARFVSACLEGGGQGGASPLHRWAETELMSGGDAIANLAGLLAEMRDMARVRRGSPKGHGPLPLETKIFFNAQTHEADVFQPSDVDSWVAAWRGSLAGAHAPQPSTKPEFNRLMRAEDLLDESWDGLAAVFPPLAEYRVAHWAQSGQEAQAAPLSGLWRRLGKNLVRAASVGAAGAQPVPPRDLWAVCSVLAALGPQLRSGTRLLALGECDELLRKHFGALGVEMVTESLGSSEQNLRAAHKDETVLDHPAGGFDVACSIFGLERLDVAAKHSLLAGVAHCLKPGGIFALSFACLDFDLSVLGQPGFAGVRNAIRNVADIRRHFLACGEFEVLGNEAFATRAGRSPMDQATAGVLVLRRKGAGQAGEGKDAKAANGGKGAGHKVKVPKHWSVNSWEEKARENPLYAVMTMEEMADAGPDNFSEQHLALFFEKGRKLAEKWVLPSLAHAPEKGLVLEYGCGAGRILKALVDRGIACGGIDISQTMLEHCRRLVPGVARLACLSPVGDAVLEDGCARIVYSYAVVQHIDRLSAFDKAVSEMCRLLAPGGILVLQVNCEDYTLAAGGVLGRTENHEDHSVHYPPGSSRGSVHRNSTWSGVYIGHDRLCALLRQGGVAVDRVVPFNDKKPRAQVYFGTKDG
- a CDS encoding glycosyltransferase, which encodes MKIVHVCGRAVADPALRLHGSVKDIQGRSEYFAERGVGVRQVLVDDPARAFETMEATRAWPAAGESAILFESSFCPRALEHVRRSYPHVRVLLRPHNAELPHRLDWARACGPGLAALGWARHAVVNVLRDWRSARAAHRVLPISDWEAYGYWSRLTRPDKVIAAPFFLPKQLREVLPEVPDKERLCVNLGAARGNPLVFHALGAFSRCIEGLGGDAPGWCFASSGDAEGYAGPVSPRVERFGVLESPYPLLARARAMALLSPLGGGFKTKVLEAVACRTWVIVPAPLARKLPLELRPCCIVLDEISPAGFAAALKRALEPFPEDDPGVRLRSRAFSALDAAFWL